TTAAAGTTCAGTTTATAATGTTTGATCCTCTGCAGTGGACCACATAAgacaggggtgtcaaactcaggcCCGCGAGAGCATAAAAGGTCTGAGTGTCTAAAAAAATAGGTCAAAACCGTGCTTTgaccaaaaactacatttcccacaatgcctgTCGACCGTGATACCCGCGAGGTAACGGCTCCCCGCCACTACACGGCAGTGTTTCCACGTCAATGCCAACAAGTGGAATTGAGAGTTAAATAATGACCCCAAAAtgtccagaaagagaaaagttgaTGGAGATAGAAGACTGCTTCAAGAAAGATGGGAAGGCGAATACTTGTTTGTGCTTCAAGGAGAAAGACCggtgtgtcttttgtgtttgtagCTGTTGATGAAAGCACAGATAACACGGATACAGCGCAGTTATCAGTTTTTATTAGAGGCGTGAAGTCGgatctctctgtcactgaggaGCTGTTGGACGTTTGAACAAAGTTAATGTCATAacttgtgtttgattttatttttctttattcacttggATAGTTTGGTCCTTGATTGATGGAGTTATCTGGGTTTCATAACCTGACAAATCAAAAGGATTTATGTTATAGCAGAGGAACGAGCAAACATATTGTTTCTGTGCAACTGTTATGCTTGTAACTTGAATAAGTAATACATTCAGagttatttaacattaaggagtagttacatttattttacattacgTTCCGTTACATTTATAAGTTACATCTGGCCCTTTGAGGACAGCCATTATGCTGATGTGGCCCTCggtgaaaatgagtttgacacccctgacATAAGACCTCTCTACATTTCTTTCTATAGAGGTTCGTCCACCTGCCTCCCTCAGCGTTGGCAGCCAACATGAAGTCCTGCTGCCCCCTTGTGACTTCCTAAAGTTACAGCACCATTAAACTTTCTCTCTGCCAATGTCCAGCTCATATTTCACACAACCAGACCTGGCAACTCACAGGGTACCTATTCCATTGTTATGAGGACCACAGGAACTTTAATGAAACTTTAATagacttaaatatatatatatatatattatatagaacCCAAGCACTGACACATTACATTCAGCAGTCAACACTGTATGTTtcatgtttgctgctgctggtgggcTCACATTCAGAAATGACTGTTCACAGCTGGAGTCCCTGAATTGGAAGGTGATGCttaaacactgacacatataGAGGAAGGGTaaacagtgacctttgacccctgagTGTAACACAGATCACAGGATGCCGTGATTGGTTGGTCCATTTTCACTGAAACTGAAGAAACACTTTCTCATTTGGTTTGGAAAATGGTGTTGATGGACCTGTACCAGTTAAGGCACTGAGGACTTCCTCTTCAGGTAGGAGGACTGAGCAACCTCATTCTCTTCCCATGTCACTGCATCAAAATAATGACTGAGACTGGGACATGAAGGGACAACAGAGTTTATTGTATATAACAAGCACATTgaagaacagaaagaagagaaaaaagaaaaacccaaagtTAAATAAAACTTGTTTCAGAAAACAAGGTGAAAATAAATAGATGAAGCAGCTGGAAACAAATTGAAAGTGCTTTAAGGAACAGAAGCTGAATATTCAAATCAGTTTCAACACTTGGTCTTGGAATCTGGTGTGAAAGTCACGACAGTTAAACAACATGAGTCTCAACATTACAccacaaatatttcaaagcTACAGTCAAATTCAACACCTgaacagatttttctctttggttcCAGTCGAGCTTCATGTTGTGACTTGTAGTGTTTCCTGATAATGCTTCAGCCTGATACATTTGACAAATTTCTTTGcaaatttcttttaggttgtaagagttgctaattctcaagaagACAAGAACCAACTGGAGAAATgggtggactcatcttgaaaagaccccaaatgTCATGACCCCTTCAGGTCCTGCAGGTGGCTTCCTGACACAGATCCAACCAGCCAGTGGAGTGAGAATAAAACCAGGGAAATGTGCTGATATTTGTTCGTCCCAGTTAAAAGACGTACAAGCTGCAGTGGGGAAATAGAAGAGTCTGGTTCTGGGTCTTATGAGtctgaaaactgtttaacaggctgaaagtgcaaaaaataaataaaaaataattacataaatacatttatccTTCATAAAATTCTTGATGAAATCCACCTGACAAAGACCTGATGTCATCGGTTCATTAAAATacagtccagcttttttttttttttttttggtccagtAAAGTCTTTGGCATCTCTAACATCTGGTTTTATTctcactcctccacctcgactcCTCCCAGGGTGTTTCCTGCAGGACTCTCCAGGTTCACTCCAGCTCAGGTGCTTCCCTGTTCAGCATCTTCATTTCATGTTCTTCTTCCACTGGCTCTGCTCTTTggtcctctcttcctctgagcTGATTCCAGAAATGCTCtgcaagaagaagaacaggctAAAGATGAGTGTTAACTCAGGGTCGAGTCCTGTCCAAAGGGAAACCAAACAAATCTGATGGATGTGTTTTCTCTAAACTTTGCTGTTGTATTGTGAAATATTGGAGCAGTGATTTAAATAAGACAGTTTCAAAGGGACGTTTATGAAACAGTTCAGGCACCTGAGACATGACCAGGAGAGACTACTTTAGGCTTAAATTGGATTTATTCAGTTGCTTCATGTTTCacttgcacttgtgtgttttattgttattttaataactaaCATCTGGCCAGGGGCCAACACTGGGGCCAACACTGGGGGCCAACACTGGGGCCAACACTGGGGCCAACACTGGGGGCCAACACTGGACTATTGATATTAATTAATGTTCACTGACcctgaaataaaaaagtaaatactggagtaaatgtactgagtcACGGTTGATCACTGAAAGGCAGAAGTCTGTTACTTACGGATCTGTTTACGTTTCaggatgatgaaggtgatgatggtgatgatgatgatgatggtgatgatgatgccaAGGACAGCACCAACACCAATGAGACCATAACGTCCTATGGCTGAGAAATGAACCTTTTCATCCTCtgagaaaacatcagaaaatgttGGGAAGAAGGTCAAACTCACAGTAACGTGACTGTTGATTCTCAGATTTTCATTCTCAGGTTTTACTGTGATCAGATACAAATCTGTTTAAGTATTTTTTCAATGTTTAGGAACCAAGTTATTAATaacctgacattttattttcctatttttgaTGAACTAAAATGCCCAAATCCTGTACAGTAATAATTCAGCACACTCACCAACTGTGAGGTTGAAAGTGCAGCCAGCCTTCAGTTTGGGGATAAAGCATTTGTATGGTCCACTGTCAGACAGCTGTACCCGGGACAGGTTCAGTCTAATGAGTCCACTGCTCAGGTGCTCCTGGATGAGACTCGTCCTGTTTCTGTACCCCATCATCTGTGGCGGAGTCTTGTTCCCAGATGGATACACGTAGACCTCCTCATCGAGGTCGACTCTCTTAAATTCCAGTGTGTATGTTGATAAGTTGACTGGGGGATCCAGACGACACTCAAAAGTAACTGTGCCACCTTCTTTGGCTTCCAGTGAAGGGCAATCGACACCAACCTGCCCTGtagaaaacaaaccatttatCCTGGAGCTGATTATGTTCGTTTTGATTTATTAACATCTAAAAATATCCTGTACAGTAATAATTCAGCACCAACTCACCAACACTGAGGTCAAAGGTACAGTTGGCCTTCAGTTGTTGGATATGGATCTTGTAGAGTCCACTGTCAGACAGCTGCACTGGGGAGATCTGTAGTTTCACAATTCCTCTTCTCAGGTCTTCATCACTGAGActtatcctgctgctgttgtgatcAGGATCAACCTCTCCAGATCGATGGACGAGGAGCACCTCATAGGGGTCGACTTTACTGAACTCCACTGTCTTAGTCTTCAAGTTGACTAGAGGATCCACATGACACTCAGTAACAGCCCTGTCACCTGCTGCAGCCTTGATCAGTGGAGTCGGGCAAACGAGCCGATACTGTCCTGTGGAAACAATCGATCCATTCAGACGGTTTAAACACCTTTAAGAGACAAAATCCTTCCAGACATTTAATAAACGTCTCAAAATTGGTTGttattgggtctttcagcaggataatgacccaaaacatgtggcaaaatctattaaaaaatggttcagcagacacaaaaccaagctcctccaatggccatctcagtccccagacctcaacctggttgaattgaattgggatgaactgaaaaggagagtgcataaGAGAGGACCCTGGACCTTGGATGATCCGGAAAGATTGTGCGaagaggaatggttaaagatccctctctctgtattctccaacctTGTGAGATGTTAGAGGAGATTAAGTGCTGTCCTGTTGGCTAAAGGGGGCTCTACGAAGTATTAAGATCAAGGGTGCCgataattgtggagggcacagGGCACGAATCCCGCGGTGACAAACCCCACACCGGGCACAAATCCAGTCCACACGGTGACAGATCCCGGGTCAGATAAAGTCCCCACAGTAGGACCTAATGCTACTCTCACACTTCCTACGTGTTTCTACGTTTCTATGTCTATGTATCTCTGGACTATAACGTTAATGATGTGGGCTACACAGGAACTATAAGTTTTAAAGCTGATCATCTTTCTGCGCTACAAACCCAGTATGAGCAGTAAAATACAGCAGGACATTCTCTGGTCTCCAAAAGTGATTAAAACTACAATGATCATAAACTTACCGGTCACAGCGTCTGTAAATGTTACAATCAGCAGAAGAGTCaacatcatgtctgtgtctgtgtctgtgtctgtctgtgtctgtgtgagctgcTCCTGTAACAACCTGTACACTCCTGTGCTGCTGTATTACGTCAACCAGTGACGTCACTACAGGTACGTAGAGGCGGGGTCACAGTGAAGGTGGGGCATGTGAAACTGCTCAGTTGCTTTGACATAacagtttcttcttttatcatactgtaaaacatgaccaCCAAGTGTTTAACAAACCTGAATGAAATCACAAACACGGCAACATGATCCCTGAAGTGCCATCACACGGGGACATGACAATCTGGAACATGCTCCCATTCCTGAAGTGATCAGCACCTCCTTGCTGCTATAGCCTTAACAGCTGGAACAGCTCAATCATGCTCTTCCTCATCTGTGAAGAGGGGCCCCCAGAGGCCAGAGCTTGTAAACAGGGGCCCAGACAGTAACTTCCATACAAATCACAAGTGTGAAATCTAATCTAAAATCCCCTACCTTACTCTACcctaaactacaaaataaaagcaggccACTCTCTTTGACAAAGGCCATGATACTGTCTAACATGTAgagactgaaaatgtgtttctgcctcAGATATAAAATCAAGAATCAGCTTTGATCATGAACTTACCGGTTGCAGAGTTTGCGAAAGGAAGAATGACCAAAGAAGTCCAAAGTCCCATCACCGACTGTAGAAAAGGAGCCAGACTTTTAGTGTGAAACTCAAACTCCCTGCACTTGCTGTTTATCTGTGTCTGGTACGAGGAGTTTGTAGTGtagtgcaacacacacacacacacacacatggtgaAAAACGTGATGTAGGCTGTCAACATCTGGCTCGTCCCCCACGTCAGGCTGCTTTACGTTTACTTTCAACAGCTTTTTAACTAAAAAATGTAGAATGAAAACCCCAGTGATGATGTTGTGTCTCCCCTGTCAGATGTTTTATTGTTGATCTGGTTTATGTTAGTGTTGACTTCTcatgtcatttatttcatttattaattcattgatcagccataacatcttgaccactgacagataat
This genomic window from Mastacembelus armatus chromosome 1, fMasArm1.2, whole genome shotgun sequence contains:
- the LOC113128045 gene encoding uncharacterized protein LOC113128045: MGESGVEFWLEDAFTAVPTITIDSSGVLTPRNCSSRSDSEWRESEEDATCGLLGEAAVPGQYRLVCPTPLIKAAAGDRAVTECHVDPLVNLKTKTVEFSKVDPYEVLLVHRSGEVDPDHNSSRISLSDEDLRRGIVKLQISPVQLSDSGLYKIHIQQLKANCTFDLSVGQVGVDCPSLEAKEGGTVTFECRLDPPVNLSTYTLEFKRVDLDEEVYVYPSGNKTPPQMMGYRNRTSLIQEHLSSGLIRLNLSRVQLSDSGPYKCFIPKLKAGCTFNLTVVKPEAPDRIEDDNNSTTTPPVENQPEDEKVHFSARGRYGLIGVGAVLGIIITIIIITFIILKHKQIQHFWNQLRGREDQRAEPVEEEHEMKMLNGEAPELV